The genomic interval GCCGAACATCCCGTTCTGGCATGGCGAGGCGCCTGGGCGCAGCGACGAACTTTCGCACGGCGTGGCACGCCTGCGCGCCGAGGTCGAGCGCGAACTGGCCTCCTCCAGCGGCGAGGAAGCCCTCGACCGCGCGACCGGCTGGCTGACCGAGCACCTTGGCCTGAAGGAGGACGCGGCCGGCCAGATCGTCGACTACCTGGCGCGCGCACGGGCGGCCCTCGGCGCCCTGCCGACCCTGGACACGCTGGTGATGGAGCGCTTTTTCGACGAGTCAGGCGGCATGCAGCTGGTGATCCACAGCCCTTTCGGCAGCCGCATCAACCGCGCCTGGGGCCTGGCCCTGCGCAAGCGCTTCTGCCGCAGCTTCAACTTCGAGCTGCAAGCCGCGGCGACGGAGGACGCCATCATCCTGTCGCTCTCGACGGCCCACAGCTTCCCGTTAGAGGAAGTATGGCGCTACCTGCGCGCCGGCAGCGCCGAGCCGGTGCTGGTGCAGGCGCTGCTGGACGCGCCGCTGTTCAACGTGCGCTGGCGCTGGAACGCCACGACGGCCCTGGCCCTGCCGCGTTTTGCCGGCGGGCGCAAGGTGGCGCCGCAGCTGCAGCGCATGAAGAGCGACGACCTGCTGGCGACCATCTTCCCGGACGGCGCCGCCTGCCTGGAAAACATCGCCGGCGACCGCGAACTGCCGAACCACCCGCTGATCGACCAGACCCCGGACGACTGCCTGCACGAGGCGATGGACAGCGAAGGCTGGCTGGCCCTGCTGCGCCGCATCGAACATGGCGACATCAAGCTCGTCGCGCGCGACCTGCCGGCGCCCTCGCTGCTGGCGGCCGAAATCCTCAACGCCCGCCCCTACGCTTTCCTCGACGACGCGCCGCTCGAGGAGCGCCGCACCCAGGCCGTGCTGAACCGGCGCTGGAGCGATCCGGCGTCCAGCGACGACCTGGGCGCGCTCGACGCCGATGCCATCGCCACGGTGGCCGGCGAGGCCTGGCCGCCCGCGCGCCATGCCGACGAAGTGCAGGAAGCGCTGGTGGCGCTCGGTTGCGTGACCCAGCGGGAAAGCCTGGATCGCCAAGGCTGGCCGGATTGGCTGGACGAGCTGGCGGCGGCCGGGCGCGCTACGCGCCTGCAAGGCGAGGGCTTGGACGCCTGGGTCGCGCTGGAGCGCCTCGACTGCGCGCAGGCGGCCTGGCCGGGGCGCGCGCCACGCCCGCCCTGCGGGTGCCTGCCAGCCACCGCGGCAATGGCGGCGCGCCGTGGACGCGCGACGATGCCCTGGTCGAGGTGCTGCGCGCGCGCCTGTCCGGCTTCGGCCCGCAGACGATCGCCGCCATCGCCGCGCCGCTGGCCCCGGGCGAAGGCGAGGCCGCGATCGCCCTGGCCCGGCTGGAAAGCGAAGGCTATGTCCTGCGCGGCCGCTTCACGCCGGGCGCGCAAGACGAACAATGGTGCGAACGCCACCTGCTGGCCCGCATCCACCGCGCCACCATCCGCGGCCTGCGCCGCGAGATCGAACCGGTCGAGGTGCGCGACTTCCTGCGCTTCCTGTTCGACTGGCAGCATCTCACCGTGGATACCGGCTGGCGCGGCCGGGACGCGCTGCCGCTGGCCGTCGCCCAGCTCGAGGGCTTCGAGGCCCCCGCCGGCGCCCGGGAAAGCGAACTGCTGGCGCTGCGCGTGCGCGATTATTTCGGCTACTGGCTGGACGAATTGTGCCGCTCCGGGAAAATCGTCTGGACCCGCATCGATGCGCCGCGCTCGGCCGCCGGCGGCCCCGTGCGCACGACCCCGATCGTGCTGCTGCCGCGGCGCCAGGCCGCGCTATGGCATGAAGTGCCCCTGCCCGCCGGTCCGCCCGAGATGTCGCCGCGCGCGCTAAAGGTGCTGGAGGTGCTGCGCCGCCATGGCGCCATGTTCCTCGACGAACTGCAGTTCGACACGCGCATGATGCCGGTCGAACTGGAGGCGGCGCTGGGCGAACTCGTGGCCACCGGCCTGGTGAACGCCGACAGTTTTGCCGGCCTGCGCGCGATGCTGGCCCCGGTCGCCAGGCGCGCCAGCATGGACCGCAAGCGCCGGCGCGGCGCCGGCCCGTCGATGGAGGAAGCAGGCCGCTGGGCGCTGGTACGCCGCGTCGTGCCGGAGGAAGGCGCGGACACGCCGCCCGCCCGGCGCCGCCTCGCCCCGAAACCCCGGAGCACGTCGCCATGACCCTGCTGCGGCGCTATGGCGTCATGTTCTGGCGCCTGCTGGAACGGGAAGCGGCCTGGCTGCCGTCCTGGCGCGAACTGCTGCCGGTCTACCATCGCACGGAAGCGCGCGGCGAGATCCGCGGCGGGCGTTTCGTGGCCGGCTTCTCGGGCGAGCAGTTCGCGCTGCCGGAGGCGATTCCCGCCCTGCGCGAAGTACGGCGCCGGCCGCCGGAGGGCAGCCTGGTCTGCGTGTCCGGGGTCGACCCGCTCAACCTGTGCGGCACCCTGCTGCCCGGCGACAAGGTCCCGGCGCTGGCCGGCAACCGCATCCTGTTCCGCGACGGCGTGCCGGTGGCGGCCGTCGTCGCCGGGAAGATCGTGTGGCTGGCCGACCCCGGCGCGGAGCGCGAGCTGCAGCATGCGGCGCTGGTACGGCGCTATTGAGGGGCCGCCCTGCCGGGGGCGGCCGCGCAGCGATAGGCGGCAGCATGTGGTCTTGTCGTCTGTCATCAGACAAGGGCCCGGCGTATAATCCGGTCACCACGATCAATCCGCCCGATGTCCCCCATGACCGCAACGCCGCTCCCGCCCGTTCCCCTGAAACGCCACCGCAACCTGGCCCAGGGCGTCGTTGCCCACCTGAGCGACAGCATCCGCGCGGGAAGCCTGAAACCGGGCGACAAGCTGCCGACCGAGTCGGAAATCATGCGCCAGCTGGGCGTGAGCCGCACGGTGGTGCGCGAAGCCATTTCGCACCTGCAGGCCTCCAGCCTGGTTGAAACCCGCCACGGCATCGGCACCTTCGTGCTGGAACCTGCGCCTGCCCCGATGGGACTGGATCCGGCCACCGTGGTGACGATGCGCGACGTGCTGGCCCTGCTGGAACTGCGCATCAGCCTCGAGACCGAGGCCGCCGGCCTGGCCGCCAACCGCCGCAGCGAGGAGCAGCTGGCGCAACTGCGCAGCGCGCTCGACAGCTTCCACGAATGCGCGCGCGCCGGGCGCGAGACGGTCGGCCCCGACATGCAGTTCCACCTGCTGCTGGCGCAGGCGTCCGGCAACCGCTATTTCCACGACATCCTCGGCCACACGGGCACCAACATCATCCCGCGCGCGCGCCTGAATTCGGCGCGCCTGGCCCATGACGACCCGGCGCACTACCCGGAACGCGTGATCCACGAGCACGAGGACATCTACAATGCGATCGCGCGGCGCGACCCGGACAGCGCACGCGCCGCCATGCGTACCCACCTGAGCAACAGCCGCGAACGCCTGCGCCGCGCCCAGGAAGACGCCGAAACGCGCGAGAAGTAAGGCGGCCATGAATCCGCAGCGAACGCGCGTGCGGAAAAAGCCCTTAATCCGCTTGCAAGCTTAACCGTAGCAAACTAAGATTCCGCAGATTGGCAGCGGCCCCTGCATCGCGGCGCCGGCCCATCATTCATCCAGGATTGAAGCACACATGAAGAAAACCGCCGCGCTGAACGAAGCCAGTGCCAATGAGCCGCGCCTGTACCGGGTAGTATCGGGCAAGATCGAGGAATTGATCCGCGCCGAGAACATCCGTCCCGGCGAGCGCCTGCCCTCCGAGCGCGACCTCGCGACCAAGCTGGGCGTGAGCCGCACCTCGCTGCGCGAAGCCCTGATCGCGCTGGAACTGGGCGGCACGGTGGAAGTGCGCGGCGGCTCGGGCGTGTATGTCAGCGAGCAGGCGACGCCCGTGGCGGAAGCCGTCACCGCCGGCCCCGGACCCTTCGAGGTGCTGGCCGCGCGCCGCCTGATCGAAGTCGAGGTCGCGGCGCTGGCGGCCAAGCATGCCAGCGCTTCCGCCATCGACGCCATCCTGGTAGCGGTCATGGAGATGGAGCAACACCACGAGGAACGCAGCGGCAACGAATCGGCCGACCGCAACTTCCACCTGGCAATCGCCCGCGCCACCGGCAACAGCGCGATGGTCGGCGTCATCGAATACCTGTGGAGCCAGCGCGGCTCGCTCTGGCACAAGCTGAAGGAACACTTCCAGACCGAGGAATTGCGCCAGCAGACCCTGATCGACCACCGCAACATCTTCGCGGCGATTGCGGCACACGACGTCGCCGGCGCCAAGACCGCGATGCGCGCCCACCTCGACCGCGTGACGCGTACCTTCTCGCGCGGGTAAGGAGCCGCGCCCGCGCCCGCCCTCATTGAAGATCCGCTCAAGGAGGCGACGGCGGCCGTACGTGGCGCCGCGCCTGTGCGCTTGCACTCCAGCAGCGAGAACCGTGGCTTACAGCGGCAGCGCCGCTCCCGGCGGACCGAACAGGCGGCACGCCATCTTGCGCTCGGCGTCGCCAATCGAATGCTCCTTTACCGGCTCCAGGGCCGGCGTCCCGCACTTCGTGCACACGGTGCGCCCGGGCTTGTCTCCGCCATGGACGATCCGTTCGAGCTCCGCCGCGCGCGGCGCCTTGCAATCGACTTCCTTCAGCGTCATCCAGTATTCGCCGGTCGGAATGGCCGGGGCCGGCGTCTTGCCCTGCCTGCTCCCCTGGGTGTGGATGGTCGTGCGGAACCAGGCCCGTACGCGGTCGCCCTTGACCAGGACGGGTTTGGGCAGGATGCTGAAGACGAGCAGCTGGCCGTCGAATTCGTCGGTCTCGGTAATGGGCACCAGCATTCCCGCACGCGCCGGCCGCGCTTGCGCACAGATGCGCGGCAGCTGTTTCTTGATGAGCGGGCCAACCTCGTAGGGGTCCTGATCCTGCATCGAAAAATTGTGCGCGGCCTGGATCACGGCGGGCATCTGCGCGATGCTCTGGCGTTCGGCGGCTGCGAAGTCGGGTATCCCGGAAGTGGAAGCGACCGCAAGGTAGGCAAAATTATCGGTCATCCAGCTGCCGTCGCAGGCAAGCAGGAAGTGTTCGGTCGCGATTTCCTTGTCTGCGGGCCTGTGCCTCAATACCCGCACCATCACGGCCTTGCCGATTTTGATGGCCGGCGCGGCGCCCAGGACGGTATGGGTCCCGTAACGCTCGCTCAGGGTGAGGTAGTCCGCGCCCGCCGCGGCGGCGCCGGACGCCCACAGGACAGCGGCGCAGGCCGCCAGCATGGTGCATGCCCGCCTGCTTGCTCGGTGCATCATCGATGTCTCCTCCGGTAAAGGCCAGTGCGTTCGAAAAGACGCGTGCTTGTCCCTTGAATGTCGAGCTGGACTATAGGGGGCCGAACGGACCTTGTCCATACAGCATGCCCGGATAGGGTCCCGTGGCAAGCGATCACCTCGAAGCCAGGCTGCTCCGGTCGCGCAGTTGGGAACGCGGGTGGCACGGCCACTTTTGCCAGTTTGTTCAGGCCGAAAAATAACTGGCTCGTCCAGATTGCAGAACTGGCCCGACCAAAGTACAATTGTCCGCACACTAATAATTTGCCTGAGGAATTGACTGGGGAAACTCCTCAAGGCGGACTGGCAGCAGCGGCGCATGCCGCACCAGTACTGGCATCGACCGGCCGTGACCTCGGCGATTTGCTCTCGTCACGACGGCACGGGTACGCGAGGTACCCATTCGTGCGATTCGGGGAAACACCCGGACGCTACCCACGATCACACGCAGGAGACACGTAGTGAAACACCAGAGCAACATCATCGGCCCACGCACGGCCGAACAGCGCTTCATTCTCACCGCCGTCACCGTCGCGGTCCTGACCCTGGCGCATAGCGCGGCCGCCGCGGACGCCCCGATGCAGCGCGTCGAAGTCACGGGCTCCTCGATCAAGCGCCTCGCCGCCGAAAACGCCCTCCCCCTCACCACGATCAAGGCCGAAGAGCTGACCAACCGCGGCCTGACGACGATGTCGGAAGTGGCCACCGCCCTGACGGTTGCCTCGACCAACGAGCCGGTTGGCGGCGGTGGCGGCGGCACCATGATCAACATGCGCGGCCTCAATACCAACCGCACCCTGGTGCTCCTGAACGGCCGTCGTCTCGCCAACGAGGCGCTCGGCGACAGTTCCGTCAACGTCGACGTGATCCCGATGGCCGCCATCGAGCGCGTCGAAGTGCTGCGCGACGGAGCCTCCGCCCTGTACGGCACCGACGCCATCGCCGGCGTGGTGAACTTCATCACGAAGAAGTCGATCAAGGACGTGTCCGTGAGCGCGAGCGTCGTCGAGCCCGAGCACCAGGGCGGCGGCCAGCAGCGCCGCTTCGGTTTCGTTGCCGGCAAGGGCGACCTGGCCGAAGACGGCTGGAACATCTATACCGCCTTCGACACCCAGAAGCGCACTCGCCTGCTGCAGAAGGACCGCCCGGGCATCACCGACCCGGCCACCATCGTCAAGCTGGGCGGCACCGCCTTCGTGCCGAACTCCTCGAGCGTGGGTGCCGCCTCGCCGGCCAACTACACGGTCTACGCGAACGGCAAGCCGACCAGCACCACGGGCAACCCGTATTTCGCGGCCGGCTGCGCCAGCCCCTTCGCGACCCAGACCACGATCCCGTCGACGCGCGCCTCGGGCGCGGGCAGCCGCACCTGCGTCACCGATCCGACCCTGTACCCGGAACTGCTGCCGGAAGCGGCGCAGACCACCCTGTTCACCAAGGGCAGCCTGGCGCACGGCGACGGCAAGGTGTTCTCGGTCGAACTGCAACTGGCGCGCTCCTACATCGACGCGGGCGACGCGCCCCAGCCTTTCGGTGCGAACGTCGACTATGACCTCCTGAACGGCTCGTCCGGCCGCCGTCCGCTGATGATCACCAAGGCCAGCAAATGGTACCCGGGCGGCAGCGGCGGCGTGCCCGCCGTGGCCGGCGTCACCGGCCAGGACCTGGCGCTGAACTGGAGCCTGGACGAACTGGGCGGCGTCGTCAGCCACGACGTGCAGACGAACCACCGCCTGGTGGCCGCCGACGAAGGCGACTTCAAGGGCTGGGACTACCGCGTCGGCGCGTCCTACGCCTACAGCCACCGCGACGTCGGCCTGAAAAGCGGCTTCGTGAAGACGCCCGGCCTGTATGCGGGCGTGGCCAACGGCACGCTGAACCCCTTCGGCCCGCAGGACGAGGCCGGCCGCGCCTACCTGGAAAGCATCTCGGCCGACGGCCAGACCTACCGCGAAGCCGACGTGCGCTACTACGGCGCCGACTTCAACCTCTCGCGCACCTTCATGGAGTTGAAAGGCGGCTCGCTCGGGCTGGCCATCGGCGGCGACTGGCACCGCGAGACCTTCGAAGAAGACATGAACATGCTCGGCAACGAGGTGGTCTACAAGATTTCGGGCAGCCCTGGCCGCAACCCGAGCGGATCGCGCAAGGTGGCCGGCCTGTATGCCGAACTCGATGCGCCCGTCACCAAGCAGCTGAACCTGAATTTCGCCGTCCGCGGCGACCATTTCAGCGACTTCGGCTCGACCTTCAATCCGAAGGCCAGCTTCCGCTACCAGCCCTTGAAGGAAGTCATGATCCGCGGTACCGTCAGCACGGGCTTCCGCGCGCCGACGCTGCCGGAACTGTACGGCACGCCGCGCACGCTGACGGCGTCCTCGTTCAGCTGGGACGACCCGCTGCTGTGCCCAAGCGCCACGCCAGGCGCCGCCGGCACCGGCCAGGTGACCACGGATCCCCGCTACGCCGGTTTGAACCTCGATCCTTCGCGCGTCTGCAACACGCGCCTGACCACGCTGACAGGCGCGAACCCGGACCTGCAGCCGGAAAAATCGAAGACCTATACGATCGGTTTCGTGGTCGAGCCATTCAAGAACTTCATGGCCACCGTCGACTTCTGGAAGATCGACATGACCAGGACGATCGCGCAGATCGACGAGCCGACCATCTTCAACAACCTGGGCCAGTACCAGGACCTGTTCGTGCGTAACCCGGACGGCACGCTGCAGTACATCACCAAGACGCGCCTGAACATGGGCGGCCTGAGAACCCAGGGCATCGACATCGGCATGAGCTACCTGCTGCCGACCGCGAACTGGGGCCGCTTCGGCGCTTCGCTCGACGGCACCTTCACCGACAAGTACGAAGGCCAGAACGAAGTGGGCAGCGAGTGGATCGATGTCGTCGGCCGCGTGGGCGCACTGGCCACCGGCTCGACCTCGTCGAACACCTATGTCTTCAAATGGAAGCACACGGCGCGCGTGAACTGGACCTATGGCCCCTTGTTCACCCAGCTGACGCAGCAGTACTCGTCGAGCTACGAAGACACCAACGCCCTGCCGACCCAGAAGCCGGGCCAGCCGTTCTACAACGTGATCGAGCCCTACAGCGTCTACAACCTGACGGCCAGCTACAAGGTGTCGGACAAGTTCAAGATCGGTGGCGGCGTGAACAACCTGTTCGACACCGACCCGCCCCTGTCGAACCAGCGCCTGTCCTCGCGTGTCGTGTTTGCGCGTAACATCGCCAAGCCGATCGGCCGTACCTTCACGGTGCGTGCGGATTACACGTTCTAAGCTTGAACGCGTGGGGTGGACGGGTTCTCTGTCCACCCTGTTTTTCCCCGGAGGTCCCGCATGAAGTACCCCGCGACCCTGCTCGCCCTTTCCTTTCTCGCGGCACCCGCGACCGCCGCCGGTCCCGCCCCCGCCAAAGCCGTCCGCATCATCCTCGTCGGCGACTCCACCATGGCCACCAGATCCGGCTATGGCGACGCCCTGTGCGCGCGTTTCACGCTTGAAACCAGCTGCATCAACCTGGCACGCGGCGGGCGCAGTTCCGGGAGCTTCCGTGCCGAAGGGCGTTGGGACGAGGTCCAGGCGCTGCTGAAGGATGGTGCCTCGTTCGCAGCCACCTATGTGCTGGTCCAGTTCGGCCATAACGACCAGCCGGGCAAGCCGGGCCGCTCGACCGACCTGGTGACGCAGTTCCCCGCCAATATCGATCGCTATGTCACCGACACCGTCGCCGCCGGCGGCGTGCCGGTGCTGGTCACGCCGCTGACGCGCCGGTCTTTCAAGGGCAACTACCTGAAGGACGACCTGGCGCCCGGGCGGCCGCCACCCGCCGCGTGGCAATCGAGCGCAAGGCAGCGCTGATCGACCTGAACGCGCTCAGCGCGGCCGCCGTCCAGAAGATGGGCCAGGACGAAGCCGATACCCTGGCACAGGCCCCGCGACCCGCCGACTATGGGGCGGCTTCGCCCGCGCCCGGCACCGAGCCGCAGGGCACGCCGAAAAGCGCCTTCGACCGCACGCACCTCGGTCCCAAGGGTGCCGGGCTGTTTTCAGGTATGGTCGCCGGCGAGCTGGTACGCCTGTTCCCCGCCATGGCGAGCAGCCTGAAGGCAGCGGCACCGCACACGGTCCCTCAACCATGATGGGGTCGAAGCGCCACATGAAGCACACTTCCCTCACCCTGCTCCTGCTGGCCTCCCTCGCCGGCGGCGCGTTGGGCGCCCCCTCCCTTCCCGGCGGCGCGCGCGAAGAAGCACCGCTGGACGGCTGGGCGGCGCAGGAAGGCGGCACCCGCGGCGGCCTCGAAGCCGTACCCGCCCGCGTGTTCACGGTCGCCACCCCGGCGCAGCTGCGCGCCGCCCTGGCCGACAGGAACGGTGCGCCACGCATCGTCGCCGTGCAGGGCATCCTCGACATGAGCGAAGGGCGCCCCTACACGAGTACCGCCGACCAGGCCGAGCGGGGCGAGGTGCGCCTGCGCAGTAACACGACCCTGATCGGCCTGGGACCGCGGGCCGGCTTCGTCAACGCCCACCTGATGGTCTCGAAGGTTTCGCAGGTCATCATCCGCAACCTGAACTTCCGTAATCCCTGCGACGTCGCTCCCGTCTGGGACCCGAAGGATGGCCGCGAGGGCAACTGGAACGCGGAGTTCGACAGTATCTCGATCGTTGGGGCCACCCACGTCTGGGTCGACCACAACAGCTTCACCGACGCGCCCTTCCTCGACGACCGC from Massilia sp. Se16.2.3 carries:
- a CDS encoding FadR/GntR family transcriptional regulator; this encodes MTATPLPPVPLKRHRNLAQGVVAHLSDSIRAGSLKPGDKLPTESEIMRQLGVSRTVVREAISHLQASSLVETRHGIGTFVLEPAPAPMGLDPATVVTMRDVLALLELRISLETEAAGLAANRRSEEQLAQLRSALDSFHECARAGRETVGPDMQFHLLLAQASGNRYFHDILGHTGTNIIPRARLNSARLAHDDPAHYPERVIHEHEDIYNAIARRDPDSARAAMRTHLSNSRERLRRAQEDAETREK
- a CDS encoding FadR/GntR family transcriptional regulator encodes the protein MKKTAALNEASANEPRLYRVVSGKIEELIRAENIRPGERLPSERDLATKLGVSRTSLREALIALELGGTVEVRGGSGVYVSEQATPVAEAVTAGPGPFEVLAARRLIEVEVAALAAKHASASAIDAILVAVMEMEQHHEERSGNESADRNFHLAIARATGNSAMVGVIEYLWSQRGSLWHKLKEHFQTEELRQQTLIDHRNIFAAIAAHDVAGAKTAMRAHLDRVTRTFSRG
- a CDS encoding TonB-dependent receptor; translated protein: MKHQSNIIGPRTAEQRFILTAVTVAVLTLAHSAAAADAPMQRVEVTGSSIKRLAAENALPLTTIKAEELTNRGLTTMSEVATALTVASTNEPVGGGGGGTMINMRGLNTNRTLVLLNGRRLANEALGDSSVNVDVIPMAAIERVEVLRDGASALYGTDAIAGVVNFITKKSIKDVSVSASVVEPEHQGGGQQRRFGFVAGKGDLAEDGWNIYTAFDTQKRTRLLQKDRPGITDPATIVKLGGTAFVPNSSSVGAASPANYTVYANGKPTSTTGNPYFAAGCASPFATQTTIPSTRASGAGSRTCVTDPTLYPELLPEAAQTTLFTKGSLAHGDGKVFSVELQLARSYIDAGDAPQPFGANVDYDLLNGSSGRRPLMITKASKWYPGGSGGVPAVAGVTGQDLALNWSLDELGGVVSHDVQTNHRLVAADEGDFKGWDYRVGASYAYSHRDVGLKSGFVKTPGLYAGVANGTLNPFGPQDEAGRAYLESISADGQTYREADVRYYGADFNLSRTFMELKGGSLGLAIGGDWHRETFEEDMNMLGNEVVYKISGSPGRNPSGSRKVAGLYAELDAPVTKQLNLNFAVRGDHFSDFGSTFNPKASFRYQPLKEVMIRGTVSTGFRAPTLPELYGTPRTLTASSFSWDDPLLCPSATPGAAGTGQVTTDPRYAGLNLDPSRVCNTRLTTLTGANPDLQPEKSKTYTIGFVVEPFKNFMATVDFWKIDMTRTIAQIDEPTIFNNLGQYQDLFVRNPDGTLQYITKTRLNMGGLRTQGIDIGMSYLLPTANWGRFGASLDGTFTDKYEGQNEVGSEWIDVVGRVGALATGSTSSNTYVFKWKHTARVNWTYGPLFTQLTQQYSSSYEDTNALPTQKPGQPFYNVIEPYSVYNLTASYKVSDKFKIGGGVNNLFDTDPPLSNQRLSSRVVFARNIAKPIGRTFTVRADYTF